The following are encoded together in the Haemorhous mexicanus isolate bHaeMex1 chromosome 39, bHaeMex1.pri, whole genome shotgun sequence genome:
- the ZNF576 gene encoding LOW QUALITY PROTEIN: zinc finger protein 576 (The sequence of the model RefSeq protein was modified relative to this genomic sequence to represent the inferred CDS: deleted 1 base in 1 codon), with protein sequence MAQPPELAPPPPARPAPHPEEEEEEEEGAGGGAGEPPREPLRAWRSRVLPGLPALPQVPDHLPRRRLRRPPRQAPAPAVSVCPCLSVRPDRLPGLPALPQVPDHLSRRRLRRPPRQAPAPAVSVCPSVSVRPDRCLSVLTDSPGSQHCPRCLITFPDAAFAARHAKRQHPLCPSVRPCLSILTDSPGSQHCPRCLITFPDAAFAARHAKRQHPRDFAAAALRGALFVCFVCARPFGSSPALLRHQRGHAHRGEGVPREAPPPAKKATPLLECTECGRGFAREGALHRHYIRHARGEL encoded by the exons aTGGCGCAGCCCCCGGAGttggccccgccccccccggcGCGCCCCGCCCCCCAcccggaggaggaggaggaggaggaggaaggagcggggggaggggccggggaGCCCCCCCGGGAGCCCCTCCGGGCCTGGAGGAGCCGCGT ACTCCCcgggctcccagcactgccccaggtgcCTGATCACCTTCCCCGACGCCGCCTTCGCCGCCCGCCACGCCAAGCGCCAGCGCCCGctgtgtccgtctgtccgtgtctgtctgtccgtcctgacag acTCCCcgggctcccagcactgccccaggtgcCTGATCACCTTTCCCGACGCCGCCTTCGCCGCCCGCCACGCCAAGCGCCAGCACCCGctgtgtccgtctgtccgtcc GTGTCTGTCCGTCCTGACAGGTGTCTGTCCGTCCTGacag ACTCCCcgggctcccagcactgccccaggtgTCTGATCACCTTCCCCGACGCCGCCTTCGCCGCCCGCCACGCCAAGCGCCAGCACCCGctgtgtccgtctgtccgtccgtGTCTGTCCATCCTGACAG ACTCCCcgggctcccagcactgccccaggtgcCTGATCACCTTTCCCGACGCCGCCTTCGCCGCCCGCCACGCCAAGCGCCAGCACCCGCGCGACttcgccgccgccgccctgcGGGGGGCGCTCTTCGTCTGCTTCGTCTGCGCC CGCCCCTTCGGCTCCTCCCCCGCCCTCCTGCGTCACCAGCGCGGCCACGCCCACCGAGGGGAGGGCGTGCCCCGAGAGGCTCCGCCCCCCGCCAAGAAGGCCACGCCCCTGCTGGAGTGCACGGAGTGTGGGCGGGGCTTCGCGCGGGAGGGGGCGTTGCACCGGCACTACATCCGGCACGCGCGGGGGGAGCTCTGA
- the XRCC1 gene encoding LOW QUALITY PROTEIN: DNA repair protein XRCC1 (The sequence of the model RefSeq protein was modified relative to this genomic sequence to represent the inferred CDS: deleted 2 bases in 2 codons) has protein sequence MRGFRWSREAAGAAMAEIPFTRVVSVTSADPRHPAENLLRPEDGGKWRGAAAGEKQLSVVLELGDSRPIHSLHVGNDGAAFVEVLLGCSAGGDFQVCCPCAALMSPSESREGAGPSRVRFFGPEALVKRPATPTARCDRLQVVLSQPYCQSRPYGLAFIRAFAAPREGRGPAPGPGGVRRLGPFTLREEGEGSPRRPPGALFYQRPSPTPAPAQPPPGPSYAMAALQESSSDVTQPPKRRLPSPTSTNGTPHPKKPKQTPPKNPKTPPKKTPGPRPPNPGGRGPDSGGGAPILGGVVLALSGFQNPLRGHLRAAATALGAEYRPDWTPECTHLVCAFPRTPKAARARQRGGVVVGARWIWECQKQGRRLSCGPYLLDGSASSESEGEEPEDAPPPSRPSPKVKKGAGPPQLDAPRTPPPAAPATPPESGGSEGQSEDTDPYGGSTEENSEDEEGAGPPIPPLPDFFEDKKFFLHGDFPEGEGRRLRRLVVAFGGSLAPYMDESVTHVVTSQDWDPAFEEALELRPSLVFVRPHWLLLCGERQRPLPAQPYLVTSAMTSSSRQ, from the exons ATGC GGGGTTTCCGGTGGAGCCGTgaggcggcgggggcggccaTGGCGGAGATTCCGTTCACACGGGTGGTGTCGGTGACCAGCGCGGATCCG CGCCACCCGGCGGAGAATCTGCTGCGGCCCGAAGATGGCGGGAAGTGgaggggagcggcggcgggggagAAACAGCTGAGTGTGGTGCTGGag ctgggcGACTCCCGGCCCATCCACTCCCTGCACGTCGGCAACGACGGCGCCGCCTTcgtggaggtgctgctgggctgctcgGCCGGGGGCGACTTCCAGGT ctgctgcccctgcgCGGCGCTGATGTCGCCCAGCGAGAGccgggagggggcggggccaagCCGGGTGCGGTTCTTCGGGCCCGAGGCATTGGTCAAACGTCCGGCCACGCCCACGGCCAGGTGTGACCGCCTGCAGGTGGTGCTGAGCCAGCCCTACTGCCAG AGCCGCCCCTACGGCCTCGCTTTCATCCGAGCGTTCGCTGCCCCCCGAGAAGGGCGAGGacccgcccccggccccggtgGA gtTCGCCGCCTGGGTCCCTTCACGCTgcgggaggagggggaggggagcccCCGGCGCCCCCCCGGGGCCCTGTTCTACCagcgcccctcccccaccccag cccccgccCAGCCCCCCCCCGGGCCCAGCTACGCCATGGCCgccctgcaggagagcagcagtgacGTCACtcag ccccccaagcgccgcctcccctcccccaccagcACCAACGgcaccccccaccccaaaaaacccaaacagaccCCCccgaaaaaccccaaaacccccccgaAAAAAACACCTGGACCCCGCCCCCCAAACCCGGGTGGGCGTGGCCCCGACTCGGGGGGCGGGGCTCCCATCTTGGGGGGCGTGGTGCTGGCCCTGAGCGGGTTCCAGAACCCTCTGCGGGGTCACCTGAGGGCGGCGGCCACGGCCCTGGGGGCGGAGTACCGGCCGGACTGGACACCTGAGTGCACTCACCTGGT gtgcgCCTTCCCGAGGACGCCGAAAGCGGCGCGGGCGCGGCAGAGGGGCGGGGTCGTGGTGGGAGCCAGGTGGATTTGGGAGTGTCagaagcagggcaggaggctgaGCTGCGGGCC GTATCTCCTGGATGGCTCCGCCTCCTCTGAAAGCGAGGGGGAGGAGCCTGAGGATGCC CCGCCCCCTTCACGCCCCTCCCCCAAGGTAAAGAAAGGGGCGGGGCCTCCTCAGCTGGACGCGCCCAGGACTCCTCCCCCTGCAGCGCCGGCCACGCCCCCTGAGTCAGGTGGCAGCGAGGGCCAATCAGAGGA caCCGACCCCTACGGCGGCTCCACCGAGGAGAACAGCGAGGACgaggagggggcggggccgcccaTCCCCCCCCTGCCCG atttttttgaggacaaaaaattctttttgcACGGCGACTTCCCggagggggaggggcggcggctgcggcggctGGTGGTGGCGTTCGGGGG ctccctggctcccTACATGGACGAGTCGGTGACGCACGTGGTGACATCACAGGACTGGGAC CCCGCCTTCGAAGAG GCGCTGGAGCTCCGCCCCTCGCTGGTGTTCGTGCGTCCCCATTGGCTGCTGCTCTGCGGGGAGCGacagcgccccctgccggcccAGCCCTACCTGGTGACGTCAGCGATGACGTCATCATCGCGGCAGTGA
- the SMG9 gene encoding LOW QUALITY PROTEIN: nonsense-mediated mRNA decay factor SMG9 (The sequence of the model RefSeq protein was modified relative to this genomic sequence to represent the inferred CDS: deleted 3 bases in 2 codons), giving the protein MRCETVTPTLPSGSARGRERNRKRPQEPSGAPGAPKSPRDPQKPPRDPLKTSPGPSKNLPGTPKTSPGPSKTSPGAARGLPGTPKNLPRSCSEPPRDPLRTLREPQKPLRDPPGPLRSRRDPLRSLRDPSGASGPSPGAAAMSDSGQSPAPGARRRCWNREKETEGGGERRELGEEPAGPLQKTPIILAKPPAERQQPPPAAPKAGPAQAPPPPAPAPPIVLMKARGEEGRGGGGASVTAGEGPQQAPPTEREGPRPTQPVYQLHSRGLAPPAALDPAQAQARLAAPEKMKTSIKLVDEQMNWCDSALEFLLEQTDVLVVGALGLQGTGKSTVMSLLAGNQPEEDPRSFVFRPQPPELRERGGAQTGGIDLFVTQERVLFLDTQPILSPAHLDHLINNDRKLPPEFALPHAYVETQSLQIAAFLFTVCHVVLLVQDWFTDLGLYRFLQTAEMVKPPTPSPSHDSSGAGPEEPSEYYPHLVFVQTRAPPECFSPRRLGQMQRVLGRLMAHSRLKYRGSLSMREAPLPPGAPPAPPEPEVNLFLLPPLEEEPEDALPRGGGGALFPALPPFRGRGGLGGLLARLRGRVLAAARSQLSHSLLTERNWFHYAARIWDGVKKSSALAEYGRLLG; this is encoded by the exons ATGCGCTGTGAGACGGTCACGCCCACTTTACCATCAGGCAGCGCGCGCGGGCGGGAACGGAACCGGAAGCGGCCTCAGGAGCCCTCAGGGGCTCCCGgagccccaaaat CTCCCCGGGACCCTCAAAAacctccccgggaccccctaAAAACCTCCCCGGGACCCTCTAAAAACCTCCCAGGGACCCCTAAAACCTCCCCGGGACCCTCAAAAac ctccccgGGAGCCGCTCGGGGCCtgccagggacccccaaaaacctccccaggagctgctcggAGCCTCCCCGGGACCCTTTGAGGACCCtccgggaaccccaaaaacctctcCGGGACCCTCCGGGACCCCTCAGGAGCCGCCGGGACCCCCTCAGGAGCCTCCGGGACCCCTCAGGAGCCTCCGGGCCCTCCCCGGGAGCCGCCGCCATGTCGGACTCCGGGCAGAGCCCCGCCCCCGGCGCGCGGCGCCGCTGCTGGAACCGAGAGAAGGAAACGGAGGGAGGCGGAGAGAGGAGG gagctgggggaggagcCAGCGGGACCCCTGCAGAAGACGCCAATCATCCTGGCCAAGCCCCCCGCTGAGCGG cagcagccgcctccGGCCGCCCCCAAGGCGGGGCCAGCGCAAGCCCCGCCCCCTCCTGCACCGGCCCCGCCCATCGTGCTGATGAAAGCGCGGGGAGAGGAGGGGCGAGGAGGGGGCGGGGCTTCGGTGACAGCAGGGGAAGGGCCACAGCAGGCTCCGCCCACCGAGAGAGAGGGGCCACGCCCCACCCAGCCTGTCTATCAACTGCACAGCCGGGGATtggccccgcccgccgcgctgGACC CCGCCCAGGCCCAGGCCCGGCTGGCGGCGCCCGAGAAGATGAAAACCAGCATCAAACTGGTGGACGAGCAGATGAACTGGTGCGACAGCGCCCTCGAG ttcctgctggagcagacGGACGTGCTGGTGGTGGgggcgctggggctgcagggcaccgGGAAATCCACGGTGATGTCACTGCTGGCCGGGAACCAGCCCGAGGAGGATCCGCG CTCCTTCGTGTTCCGGCCGCAGCCGCCGGAGCTGCGCGAGAGGGGCGGGGCCCAGACCGGCGGCATCGACCTGTTCGTCACCCAGGAGCGCGTGCTCTTCCTGGACACCCAG CCCATCCTAAGCCCCGCCCACCTGGATCACCTGATCAACAACGACCGGAAGCTCCCACCTGAGTTCGCTCTGCCCCACGCCTACGTGGAGACCCAG TCGCTGCAGATCGCCGCCTTCCTGTTCACGGTGTGTCacgtggtgctgctggtgcaggatTGGTTCACGGACCTGGGGCTCTACAG gtTCCTGCAGACGGCCGAGATGGTGAAGCCGCCGACGCCGTCGCCGAGCCACGACtcgagcggggccgggcccgagGAGCCCTCGGAGTACTACCCGCACCTGG TGTTCGTGCAGACCCGCGCC CCCCCCGAGTGTTTCTCCCCGCGCCGCCTGGGGCAGATGCAGCGCGTGCTCGGCCGCCTGATGGCGCACTCGCGCCTCAAGTACCgcg GCTCGCTGTCCATGCgggag gctcccctcccccccggcgccccccccgccccccccgaGCCCGAGGTCAAcctgttcctgctgccccccCTGGAGGAGGAGCCCGAGGACGCCCTGCCCCGAG gtgggggaggggcgctgttccctgccctgcccccattccggggccggggggggctcggggggctcctGGCCCGGCTCAGGGGGAGGGTCCTGGCGGCCGCTCGCTCCCAGTTATCGCACAGCCTGCTGACCGAGAGGAACTG GTTCCATTACGCCGCCCGCATCTGGGACGGGGTGAAGAAATCCTCGGCCCTGGCCGAGTACGGCCGCTTACTGGGctga